The Winogradskyella schleiferi genome contains the following window.
AAAACTTGATGGTTTTATTGATCTCGAAGGGGAATCACAATTGGTACAATGCGACGATAGCATCCTAGAACCTACAAGCATTGGTAAAATTGAATGCGACCAGCAAGGCACTGCAGATACTTTTACATATAATTATTGGTCTTCTCCCGTAAAAATTCAAAATTCAACTTCCGATAATTTTCGGATTAGGGATGTGATGAGAGACGGTTCAGAGCCTGATAACCCTGTTGATATTAACTTTTCATCTTCAGGATATAATGGATCCGCTACCACACCAATAAAGATTGCAGATTATTGGATTTGGAAATATGCTAATTTTCCAGCAGGAACCTATTCAGCTTGGCAACATTTAAGACGAACAGGAACCATTCTTCCTGGAGAAGGCTATACCATGAAAGGTCCAGGAACAGGCGGTATAGGAGAACATCAAAATTACGTTTTTGAAGGCCTACCAAATAATGGCGATATCAATCTCACCTTGGCAACGGATAGTGATTATCTGGTTGGAAACCCTTATCCATCTGCTATAGATGCGGATCAATTTATTAAAGATAATGGTCCGGAATTGGGCTACGACAACAGACCCTTAGCAGGTTCTACGCCTTTAATTAGTGGTACACTTTATTTCTGGGAACATTGGGGCGGAGGATCGCATATGCTACAAGATTACCAAGGTGGTTATTCCACATATAACTTATCTGGCGCTGTAAAGGCAGCTTACAAAAGTAGCCTCAACCCAAATGATGCAGCAGACGGCTTTCTAACAAAACGACCAGGACGCTATATTCCTGTTGGTCAAGGCTTCTTTGTTACTGGAAATGACTCAGGCGTTATAAATTTCAACAATAGACAACGTGTTTTCAAAAGAGAAAATAGTTCTTCAGTATTTATGCGTAATTCTGTGAATCCGACTTCTGAAAACAGTGAAGACTCCGAAGACCAACCTTTAGAAGAAGACCTTAGAATGAAATTCAGAATAGGATTCAAGTCTGTTAATACCATTCGTCGCCAACTTTTATTAACCATAGATGAAAATACCACACCAGATGTCGACTGGGCTTATGATGGTGAAATAAATGAAAACCAAATTGATGACATGTATTGGCTCATAAACGATGACGCTTATATAATTCAAGCGAGTAATGAAGCCGAAATTTCTACGGTTTATCCTTTAGGACTTAAATCGGACAGCGATGGCACCAACACCATAATGCTTGAAGCGTTAGAGCACGTGCCTGATGATCTGAATGTTTATTTACACGACATCGATTTAGACCTCTATCATGACTTAAGAGCGAGTAATTATGATATTTTCTTAAATGCCGGTCAATATCATAATCGCTTTGAAATTACATTCGGTACGTCTGAAGACATATTAGGTATCGAAGACCAAACTTCAAATAGCATTGATGTATTGTATTCTAATAGCCTTGAAAAAATTGTAGTGGTTAATCCTAATCAAGTTGATCTTAAATCCATGACTTTGTTCAATATGTTAGGTCAATCCGTTTACAGAATTGATAAGCTAGAACAACGTAATTACTCAGAATACAAAATACATAATCTCAGTGCAGGAACATATATCATCAAATTACAAACCGCAACGGATGCTGCCATAAGTAAAAAGATAATGCTACCAATTAAACTTTAAATTGGTAAAATGAATTAGTTGATTGTTT
Protein-coding sequences here:
- a CDS encoding LamG-like jellyroll fold domain-containing protein; this translates as MRALTNHAQRLYIFYGVFFLFTSFSFAQNFFNTTDASNRFDSSTTLDGKFQLYFDGIDDYVEDESLLSGLTEVSLMGWIKIDRTGLGNQILFGQDNFSFRIRGNRRLLIKANNTSLLHNITLPTSQWIHIGATYSDSSNSLKLYINGKEVNSTTIDGALVTDSTPFYLGRKHYGLDYWHFKGHMDEVRLFNKALTSDDIQKIVYQEIENNGDVRGTEIPRDINNLSWSNLIKYYRLDSYRGNITDNLTTPDIDFFTGATLHNMDLTQIEPQSAPMPFITQRSGNLQTALTNSANGVNGNDAVTYDWSIVRIVHNDVSFDSRQKHLGLFVNEIDTNSNPIEYHVTNDSELNVSWYLKLDGFIDLEGESQLVQCDDSILEPTSIGKIECDQQGTADTFTYNYWSSPVKIQNSTSDNFRIRDVMRDGSEPDNPVDINFSSSGYNGSATTPIKIADYWIWKYANFPAGTYSAWQHLRRTGTILPGEGYTMKGPGTGGIGEHQNYVFEGLPNNGDINLTLATDSDYLVGNPYPSAIDADQFIKDNGPELGYDNRPLAGSTPLISGTLYFWEHWGGGSHMLQDYQGGYSTYNLSGAVKAAYKSSLNPNDAADGFLTKRPGRYIPVGQGFFVTGNDSGVINFNNRQRVFKRENSSSVFMRNSVNPTSENSEDSEDQPLEEDLRMKFRIGFKSVNTIRRQLLLTIDENTTPDVDWAYDGEINENQIDDMYWLINDDAYIIQASNEAEISTVYPLGLKSDSDGTNTIMLEALEHVPDDLNVYLHDIDLDLYHDLRASNYDIFLNAGQYHNRFEITFGTSEDILGIEDQTSNSIDVLYSNSLEKIVVVNPNQVDLKSMTLFNMLGQSVYRIDKLEQRNYSEYKIHNLSAGTYIIKLQTATDAAISKKIMLPIKL